One part of the Deinococcus misasensis DSM 22328 genome encodes these proteins:
- a CDS encoding alpha-mannosidase, producing the protein MTAKTAEQQIGSVEQKFHELLTWRDLKSLPLTHARFKSQTSDWQDWDPTTPWPSRDFPVQMEFLAQVPQEWAGHDVHLKTHVGGEALLKVNDEIVGGLNPYHKEYPILKHAQGGENLHIHITASPKGLFGSPIFNNTIEEIRLLVPDVQVRSFLEDVQGCLDAAKYQLKAGKHELAGMLADLMLQALSGLDLPRTPSRDYLGQLMKHPQASGFVAGLWDEWAFEKADLLLSRKTRETLQLRQNELQAALQDLKKRFPSEGRVLTSGHAHIDLAWLWPFHETRRKVERTFGTVLHLMDRYPEFTFNQSSAQAYQWIEQDNPTLFAKIQERVKEGRWEIIGGMWVEPDGNLLSGESWARQLLYGQQYFKSRFGKQVQVCWMPDTFGYAANLPQLLQLAEVPYFFTSKLNWNETNTFPYDLYHWEGIDGTQVIAHTFCNPNQGYNGSIEAFDIAETWKSFRGKRAFDTTLLSFGHGDGGGGPTEEMLERYDRLKDFPGLPKIEMGRVHDLYQRFEKESGPLPVWVGEQYLELHRGTYTTQAHTKKLHRELETLLPEAEAACALAHQLLGSAYPTAQLHDLWTTFLLHHFHDVLPGSSVHEVYQDTLQNLSRVKTEAETLRHTALQALSQQVQLVGFEQKLVFWNFSLQERPLQATVPCLQDDPIRLIAPDGQEVPHQREHDTLILDANLHIPPMGYLALGVQPETQQEQVVNLIATSSLLENAHLRVEIGEDGTVHALIDKTSGRNVLKERANQIWAYPDLPRHWEAWDVDPNYATDGQEIKALKAPVLVQSGPLQATIEVEREHNGTRLIQRYVLGLNAKRLDIENHLICHGRRTLWRAQFPLNVRSHEAWYETAYGALARPTHRNTSWQQAQFEVPAHRWADLSEAHAGVSLLNNGKYGHSAHGNTLGLTLHRSPLYPDPMADEGEYHFTYSLYPHAGDWRNGTVQEAQRLNSPLCGIWTSETGDWEPSRSLVQVSGQGVQFSSLKKAEEGNGLILRVYEALGGSSTVQVNAEGLQVAGEVNLLEHPLEGSAEIRPFQVKSILLTSEK; encoded by the coding sequence ATGACCGCAAAGACCGCAGAACAGCAAATTGGCAGTGTGGAACAAAAATTCCACGAACTTCTCACCTGGCGTGACCTGAAAAGCCTTCCCCTGACACACGCCCGGTTCAAAAGCCAGACCTCTGATTGGCAGGACTGGGACCCCACCACCCCATGGCCTTCCAGAGATTTCCCGGTTCAGATGGAGTTTCTGGCGCAGGTGCCTCAGGAATGGGCTGGACACGACGTGCACCTGAAGACCCATGTGGGCGGAGAAGCATTGCTCAAAGTGAATGATGAAATCGTCGGAGGACTGAACCCCTACCACAAGGAATACCCCATCCTGAAGCATGCACAGGGCGGAGAAAACCTGCACATCCACATCACCGCTTCGCCCAAAGGGCTTTTTGGCAGTCCCATTTTCAACAACACCATCGAAGAAATCCGACTGCTGGTGCCAGACGTGCAGGTGCGCAGCTTTCTGGAAGACGTGCAGGGCTGCCTTGATGCCGCCAAATACCAACTCAAAGCAGGAAAACACGAACTGGCCGGAATGCTGGCCGACCTGATGCTGCAAGCCCTCTCGGGTCTGGACCTCCCCAGAACCCCGAGCCGTGATTACCTCGGGCAATTGATGAAACACCCTCAGGCCAGCGGATTTGTGGCCGGGCTCTGGGACGAATGGGCTTTCGAAAAGGCCGATTTGCTTTTGTCCAGAAAGACCCGCGAAACCTTGCAGCTTCGCCAGAATGAACTGCAAGCTGCGTTGCAAGACCTCAAAAAGCGCTTTCCTTCTGAAGGACGGGTGCTGACCTCAGGACACGCACACATCGACCTCGCATGGCTCTGGCCGTTCCATGAAACGCGCCGCAAAGTGGAACGCACCTTCGGAACGGTGCTGCACCTGATGGACCGTTACCCCGAGTTCACCTTCAACCAGAGCAGTGCACAGGCTTACCAGTGGATCGAGCAGGACAACCCCACCCTGTTCGCCAAAATTCAGGAGCGGGTCAAAGAAGGCCGCTGGGAAATCATCGGGGGCATGTGGGTGGAACCAGACGGCAACCTGCTCTCTGGAGAATCGTGGGCCAGACAGCTTCTGTACGGTCAACAGTACTTCAAGAGCCGATTTGGCAAGCAGGTTCAGGTGTGCTGGATGCCCGACACCTTCGGATATGCAGCCAACCTGCCCCAACTGCTGCAACTGGCGGAAGTGCCGTATTTTTTCACCAGCAAACTCAACTGGAACGAAACCAACACCTTCCCTTACGACCTGTACCACTGGGAAGGCATTGACGGCACACAGGTGATTGCCCACACCTTCTGCAACCCCAATCAGGGCTACAACGGCAGCATCGAAGCCTTTGACATCGCAGAAACCTGGAAAAGTTTCCGTGGAAAACGGGCTTTTGACACCACCCTGCTCTCCTTCGGACATGGAGATGGCGGAGGAGGTCCCACCGAGGAAATGCTGGAGCGCTACGACCGCCTGAAAGATTTCCCCGGACTGCCCAAAATTGAAATGGGACGGGTCCATGACCTGTACCAGCGTTTTGAAAAAGAAAGCGGCCCTCTGCCTGTCTGGGTCGGAGAACAGTACCTCGAACTGCACCGGGGCACCTACACCACACAGGCCCACACCAAGAAACTGCACCGCGAACTCGAAACCCTGCTCCCAGAGGCCGAAGCCGCCTGCGCTCTGGCCCATCAACTGCTCGGGTCTGCGTATCCCACAGCGCAACTGCATGACCTCTGGACCACTTTCCTGCTGCACCACTTCCACGACGTGCTGCCCGGTTCCAGCGTGCATGAGGTGTATCAGGACACCCTGCAAAACCTCTCAAGGGTCAAAACCGAAGCCGAGACCCTCCGCCACACTGCCCTGCAAGCCCTCAGTCAGCAAGTGCAGTTGGTGGGCTTTGAGCAGAAACTGGTGTTCTGGAACTTCAGTCTGCAAGAACGCCCCTTGCAAGCCACCGTGCCCTGCCTGCAAGACGACCCCATCCGCCTGATTGCCCCGGACGGGCAGGAAGTGCCCCACCAGAGGGAACACGACACCCTGATTCTGGACGCAAACCTGCACATCCCTCCCATGGGTTATCTGGCTCTGGGCGTGCAACCCGAGACCCAGCAAGAGCAAGTGGTCAACCTGATCGCCACCAGCAGCCTGCTGGAAAATGCCCACCTGCGTGTCGAAATTGGCGAAGACGGCACGGTGCATGCCTTGATCGACAAGACCTCTGGTCGCAATGTCCTGAAAGAGCGCGCCAACCAGATCTGGGCTTACCCCGACCTGCCCCGCCACTGGGAAGCCTGGGATGTGGACCCCAACTACGCCACAGACGGACAGGAAATCAAAGCCCTGAAAGCCCCTGTGCTGGTGCAAAGCGGTCCCTTGCAGGCCACCATCGAAGTGGAACGCGAACACAACGGCACCCGACTGATCCAGAGGTACGTGCTGGGCCTGAACGCCAAGCGCCTCGACATCGAAAACCACCTGATCTGCCACGGACGCCGCACCCTCTGGCGTGCCCAGTTCCCCCTCAACGTGCGCAGCCACGAAGCGTGGTATGAAACGGCTTATGGGGCTCTGGCCCGCCCCACCCACCGCAACACCAGTTGGCAACAGGCCCAGTTCGAAGTGCCTGCCCACCGTTGGGCCGACCTCAGCGAAGCCCACGCCGGGGTGAGCCTCCTGAACAACGGCAAATACGGTCACAGTGCCCATGGAAACACACTCGGACTGACCCTGCACCGTTCTCCCCTCTACCCTGACCCCATGGCCGACGAGGGCGAATACCACTTCACTTACAGCCTGTACCCCCACGCTGGAGACTGGAGAAACGGCACCGTTCAGGAAGCCCAGAGGCTCAATTCTCCCCTTTGTGGCATCTGGACCTCTGAAACGGGTGACTGGGAACCCTCCAGAAGTCTGGTTCAGGTCTCGGGGCAGGGTGTTCAGTTCTCCAGCCTCAAGAAAGCTGAAGAGGGGAACGGCCTGATCCTGAGGGTGTACGAAGCCCTCGGAGGCAGCAGCACCGTTCAGGTGAATGCCGAAGGGTTGCAGGTGGCCGGAGAAGTGAACCTGCTGGAACATCCTCTGGAAGGAAGCGCGGAGATTCGACCCTTTCAGGTGAAAAGCATTTTGCTGACTTCCGAGAAGTAA
- a CDS encoding ROK family transcriptional regulator, with amino-acid sequence MLSGTNLEYARSHNRRVVLEAIRLHAPISRADIARKTGLTLQAVSNIVTELMEMGIVQALGKKLGGRGQPPLELQLKPDGAFSIGLHLDRDHVMGLIMDLSRNVKGKIIYDLNFPTPDRAIPLFLHMIEQLSETSGIDKSRIWGVGVALPGPLETHTGKLLSPPNFPGWDGFSFRESLEKHTPYPIFIENDSTSAAIGERWYGVGRHTRDYFYLYFGVGLGGGMVLNGEIYHGAWGNTAEIGHIPVVKDGRPCTCGGQGCLERYVSLAAFFEDMEREGIHLSKIEEVLPLFEAGHPAVHKWVDQAVDYLCMALITIENLLNPDVICMGGRLPDPMVDHLLERLKKRLPHLGMQGMARHARLERAELSWEAACFGAASLPFVEGAAPSTEVLMKKVRE; translated from the coding sequence ATGCTCTCAGGCACCAACCTCGAATACGCACGTTCCCACAACCGCCGGGTGGTGCTGGAAGCCATTCGACTCCACGCCCCCATCTCCAGAGCGGACATCGCCCGAAAGACCGGACTCACCCTGCAAGCTGTATCCAACATCGTCACCGAGCTGATGGAGATGGGCATTGTGCAAGCCCTCGGAAAGAAACTCGGTGGACGGGGACAACCCCCTCTGGAGTTGCAACTCAAGCCTGACGGCGCCTTTTCCATTGGCCTGCATCTGGACCGCGACCACGTGATGGGCCTGATCATGGACCTCTCCAGAAACGTGAAAGGAAAAATCATCTATGACCTGAATTTCCCCACCCCCGACCGGGCCATTCCGCTGTTCCTGCACATGATTGAACAGCTCAGCGAAACCTCTGGCATCGACAAATCCCGCATCTGGGGGGTGGGCGTGGCCCTGCCCGGCCCTCTGGAAACCCACACCGGAAAACTGCTCTCCCCTCCCAATTTCCCCGGCTGGGATGGGTTCTCTTTTCGGGAAAGCCTTGAAAAGCACACCCCCTACCCGATCTTCATCGAGAACGACTCCACCTCTGCGGCCATTGGAGAACGATGGTACGGGGTGGGACGGCACACCCGGGATTACTTCTACCTGTACTTCGGGGTGGGGCTGGGCGGAGGGATGGTCCTGAACGGAGAAATTTACCACGGCGCATGGGGCAACACCGCTGAAATCGGCCACATTCCAGTGGTCAAAGACGGCAGGCCCTGCACCTGCGGAGGTCAAGGCTGTCTGGAACGCTATGTGTCTCTGGCAGCTTTCTTTGAAGACATGGAACGTGAAGGCATCCACCTCAGCAAAATCGAGGAGGTGCTGCCCCTCTTTGAAGCCGGACACCCTGCGGTGCACAAGTGGGTGGATCAGGCGGTGGATTACCTGTGCATGGCCCTCATCACCATCGAAAACCTGCTGAATCCCGATGTGATCTGCATGGGAGGCCGATTGCCCGATCCCATGGTTGACCACCTGCTGGAACGCCTCAAAAAACGCCTGCCCCACCTCGGGATGCAGGGCATGGCCAGACACGCCCGTCTGGAACGTGCAGAACTCTCCTGGGAAGCCGCCTGTTTCGGCGCAGCCAGTTTGCCCTTTGTGGAAGGGGCAGCCCCGAGCACCGAAGTGCTCATGAAAAAAGTCCGCGAGTAA
- a CDS encoding ABC transporter substrate-binding protein, which yields MKKTVLTSLLMLSSLALAEPVEVTLWVSHGNEELNAIKQIAENFNKKSKDIQVKVVQVAGSETDTAKLTTAIAGGTGPDIYMLDRFIVSERAGSGFLQPLDPYIKTQSPNIAKDYLPFAWEETQFKGQTYALPFDTDTRVLYYRKDILKEVGVDPSILDPKNGVPSIKLIVDIANKVNKTDDKGNYTRLGMVPWDNQGWHYTWGYAFGGDFYDEKNCKVTPTDKNVVAGFQFLYDYAKNLDPKKVQTFLSTYSGSVKGPFITGRLAFSISGDWDIAGMKKNAPDVDYGITYIPTPNGKKVSWAGGWSLVMPRGAKNPEEAFTFMRYMAGAEGQRTYIKATSHLPTVKKLLNEKGLFDSKHTFFKNLLPYAKSRPALPVGALYWDQLTSAQGKVILNQMEPLAALKQVEDRVNNQLRRFCK from the coding sequence ATGAAAAAGACGGTTTTGACCTCCCTGTTGATGCTCTCAAGCCTTGCCCTCGCCGAACCCGTAGAGGTGACCCTGTGGGTCTCACACGGCAACGAAGAGTTGAACGCCATCAAACAGATCGCCGAGAACTTCAACAAGAAAAGCAAAGACATTCAGGTGAAAGTGGTGCAGGTGGCCGGCAGCGAAACCGACACCGCAAAACTCACCACCGCCATTGCTGGTGGCACCGGACCCGACATCTACATGCTGGACCGTTTCATCGTGTCAGAGCGGGCTGGATCGGGATTCCTGCAACCTCTGGACCCCTACATCAAAACCCAATCGCCCAACATTGCCAAAGACTACCTGCCGTTTGCGTGGGAGGAAACCCAGTTCAAAGGCCAGACCTACGCCCTGCCTTTTGACACCGACACCCGGGTGCTGTACTACCGCAAAGACATCCTGAAAGAGGTCGGGGTGGACCCGAGCATTCTGGACCCCAAAAACGGGGTGCCTTCCATCAAATTGATTGTGGACATCGCCAACAAAGTCAACAAAACCGACGACAAAGGGAATTACACCCGCCTCGGGATGGTGCCGTGGGACAATCAGGGCTGGCACTACACATGGGGTTACGCCTTCGGAGGAGACTTCTACGACGAGAAAAATTGCAAAGTCACCCCCACCGACAAAAATGTGGTGGCCGGGTTCCAGTTCCTGTACGACTACGCCAAAAACCTCGATCCCAAGAAAGTCCAGACTTTCCTCTCCACCTACTCTGGCAGCGTCAAAGGGCCGTTCATCACGGGCAGACTGGCCTTTTCGATCTCTGGAGACTGGGACATCGCCGGAATGAAAAAGAACGCCCCGGATGTGGATTACGGCATCACCTACATTCCCACCCCCAACGGCAAAAAAGTGAGCTGGGCCGGAGGTTGGTCTCTGGTGATGCCCAGAGGGGCCAAAAACCCCGAGGAGGCTTTCACCTTCATGCGCTACATGGCCGGGGCCGAAGGACAACGCACCTACATCAAGGCCACCAGCCACCTGCCCACCGTCAAGAAACTGCTGAACGAAAAGGGGCTGTTTGACAGCAAGCACACCTTCTTCAAGAACCTGCTGCCTTACGCCAAATCCCGTCCTGCACTGCCTGTGGGCGCACTGTACTGGGACCAACTGACCAGCGCTCAGGGCAAAGTGATCCTCAATCAGATGGAACCTCTGGCGGCCCTCAAACAGGTGGAAGACCGGGTGAACAACCAGCTGAGACGTTTCTGCAAGTGA
- a CDS encoding carbohydrate ABC transporter permease produces MRQTATPNPTKSGFLGRMSMTRGEKHNFWLGLLFVSPWIIGFLVFLAYPIVSSAYLSLTDFTGFGTPNFVGLENYQRMFQDEIFYKALQNTLYYTVLAIPIGVVVALILAFAMNQALPEIGLYRTILYLPSILPAFAVSFIFIWLLNPKFGLVNLFLGMFGVPTIDWFGDPEWSKFAIVLLAQVGAGGNALIFLAGLRGIPKTLYEAADIDGATPWHKFRFITLPLLTPVILYNIITGLSGGLQVFESAYITTGCGPADSTLFYVFYLYNNAFRYGQMGYASALSWFLFIVSVLLAVLLFWWSKRWVNYEVVS; encoded by the coding sequence ATGAGACAAACTGCAACCCCAAACCCCACCAAATCAGGCTTTCTGGGCCGGATGAGCATGACCCGAGGCGAGAAGCACAACTTCTGGCTGGGTTTGCTTTTCGTCAGCCCGTGGATCATCGGTTTTCTGGTGTTTCTGGCTTACCCGATTGTGTCTTCCGCTTACCTGAGCCTCACCGACTTCACCGGGTTTGGCACCCCCAATTTCGTGGGTCTGGAAAACTACCAGCGGATGTTTCAGGACGAGATCTTCTACAAAGCCCTGCAAAACACCCTGTACTACACGGTGCTGGCCATTCCCATCGGTGTGGTGGTAGCCTTGATTCTGGCTTTCGCCATGAACCAGGCCCTGCCCGAGATCGGTCTGTACCGCACCATCCTGTATCTGCCTTCAATCCTGCCTGCTTTTGCGGTTTCGTTCATTTTCATCTGGCTTTTGAACCCCAAATTTGGTCTGGTGAACCTGTTCCTCGGGATGTTCGGGGTGCCCACCATTGACTGGTTTGGCGATCCCGAGTGGTCGAAGTTCGCGATTGTGCTGCTGGCACAGGTCGGAGCTGGAGGCAACGCACTGATCTTTCTGGCGGGTTTGCGTGGCATTCCCAAAACCCTGTATGAAGCCGCCGACATTGACGGTGCAACCCCTTGGCACAAGTTCCGCTTCATCACCTTGCCCCTGCTCACCCCTGTGATTCTGTACAACATCATCACGGGTCTCTCTGGTGGCTTGCAGGTTTTCGAAAGCGCCTACATCACCACGGGCTGTGGGCCTGCCGATTCCACCCTGTTTTACGTTTTCTACCTGTACAACAACGCTTTCCGTTACGGACAGATGGGTTACGCCTCTGCACTGTCGTGGTTCCTGTTCATCGTGAGTGTGCTGCTGGCTGTGCTGCTGTTCTGGTGGTCCAAACGCTGGGTCAATTACGAGGTGGTGTCATGA
- a CDS encoding carbohydrate ABC transporter permease, which translates to MTRTKKSMWLARIVLVVACLLFLSPFYWMINTALKEAPELSVFPPTLVPKIWKWENFTEAMGYFPFWRYLGNTVLITVLSTIGSVASNFVIAYGFSRIHWKGRDALFGIMLATMFIPFPVTMIPTFIIFAKLGWINTYLPMIVPSFFGAAFSVFLLRQFLMQIPFEISEAARVDGASEFQTMWRIILPLSKPALSVVAIFSALGTWNNFLGPLLYLQDEKLYTLSIGLTAFRSQHDVDMNLLMAASTLVVLPVVVVFFMFQKAFVEGMTLGSIK; encoded by the coding sequence ATGACCCGCACCAAAAAGTCCATGTGGTTGGCCCGCATTGTGCTGGTTGTGGCTTGCCTGCTGTTCCTGTCCCCTTTTTACTGGATGATCAACACCGCCCTGAAAGAAGCCCCAGAGCTTTCCGTCTTTCCACCCACCCTTGTTCCCAAAATCTGGAAGTGGGAGAACTTCACCGAGGCGATGGGATATTTCCCGTTCTGGCGTTACCTCGGGAACACGGTGCTGATCACCGTGCTGAGCACCATCGGCAGTGTGGCCTCGAATTTCGTGATTGCTTACGGCTTTTCGCGGATCCATTGGAAAGGGCGGGATGCCCTGTTCGGCATCATGCTGGCGACCATGTTCATTCCCTTTCCGGTGACCATGATTCCCACCTTCATCATTTTTGCCAAACTGGGCTGGATCAACACCTACCTGCCCATGATCGTCCCGAGTTTCTTCGGTGCTGCATTCAGCGTGTTCCTGCTGCGTCAGTTTTTGATGCAAATTCCCTTCGAGATCTCTGAAGCCGCCCGGGTGGATGGGGCCAGTGAATTTCAAACCATGTGGCGCATCATTCTGCCGCTTTCCAAACCTGCCCTTTCGGTGGTGGCGATCTTCTCGGCTCTGGGCACATGGAACAACTTTCTGGGTCCCTTGTTGTACCTGCAAGATGAGAAACTCTACACCCTGTCCATTGGTCTGACCGCGTTCCGTTCCCAGCACGATGTGGACATGAACCTCCTGATGGCCGCCTCCACCTTGGTGGTGTTGCCGGTGGTGGTGGTGTTCTTCATGTTCCAGAAGGCTTTCGTGGAAGGCATGACCCTCGGGAGCATCAAATGA
- a CDS encoding ROK family protein — protein MSVIGIDLGGTKIAVGAFQNGELKSHLTFPTPQEGGDAIVQLMGEAALQAAREARLNPLAVGLATPGPLDYRSGSIRFAPNLKGVDNFPIQQKLAEKLGLPTRLENDANAAALAEHHLGAAQGATSSLFITISTGIGGGVILDGKPLRGSHGQGAEIGHLTVLPGGPMCGCGNAGCLEALASGRALAREATFAYQTPMTTHDLFERFQEGEEKAVRILWQAAHHVGVALASCVKAFDPEVIVLGGGIAVALGDTYLNMVRDSYQQSISGWVAPPIEAAHFGNEAGVLGAALAAELIDIVGTVAEGRGPRAEGQGPSGHCEAGDPTSTFHNQERAESILASVHSNK, from the coding sequence ATGAGCGTGATCGGCATTGATCTGGGTGGAACCAAAATTGCCGTGGGTGCCTTTCAGAACGGTGAATTGAAATCCCACCTGACTTTCCCCACCCCCCAGGAAGGCGGAGACGCCATCGTGCAATTGATGGGAGAAGCCGCCCTGCAAGCCGCCCGAGAAGCCCGCCTCAACCCTCTGGCGGTGGGCCTCGCCACCCCCGGACCTCTGGACTACCGCTCTGGCAGCATCCGGTTTGCCCCCAACCTGAAAGGCGTGGACAACTTCCCCATCCAGCAGAAACTGGCAGAAAAACTTGGGCTGCCCACCCGACTGGAGAACGACGCCAACGCTGCCGCTCTGGCCGAGCACCACCTCGGGGCGGCGCAAGGGGCCACCTCTTCCCTGTTCATCACCATTTCCACTGGGATTGGCGGAGGGGTGATTCTGGACGGCAAACCCCTGAGGGGCAGCCACGGACAGGGAGCAGAAATCGGGCACCTGACCGTGCTTCCCGGCGGTCCGATGTGCGGATGCGGCAATGCCGGGTGTCTGGAAGCCCTTGCCTCTGGACGTGCCCTTGCAAGGGAAGCCACCTTCGCTTACCAGACCCCCATGACCACCCATGACCTGTTTGAACGCTTCCAAGAGGGCGAAGAAAAAGCCGTGCGGATTCTCTGGCAGGCTGCCCACCACGTCGGCGTGGCCCTTGCCAGTTGCGTGAAAGCCTTCGACCCCGAGGTGATCGTGCTGGGAGGTGGCATTGCCGTGGCCCTTGGCGACACCTACCTGAACATGGTTCGGGACAGTTACCAGCAAAGCATCTCGGGATGGGTGGCTCCGCCCATTGAAGCGGCCCACTTCGGAAATGAAGCCGGGGTGCTGGGTGCGGCTCTGGCAGCGGAGTTGATTGACATTGTGGGCACAGTTGCCGAGGGCCGAGGGCCGAGAGCCGAGGGCCAAGGGCCGAGCGGTCATTGCGAGGCGGGCGATCCTACGAGCACGTTTCACAACCAAGAGAGGGCCGAGAGCATTCTGGCTTCAGTTCACTCCAACAAATGA